The following are from one region of the Corythoichthys intestinalis isolate RoL2023-P3 chromosome 17, ASM3026506v1, whole genome shotgun sequence genome:
- the LOC130905319 gene encoding cholesterol 25-hydroxylase-like protein 2 produces MFFSAEAASSSMSRNVTEGPNGSGLVLQPIWDYLRQNHHDLLRSPLFPVVLSVSTYFLLVGIYTTLDLLAAARPGINCYRLHPDRPVTWPGIETTLGVTIYNHLLYVFPAAVAQWLWRPPTPLPQQAPTLWEFCLGILGCLVVFDFQYYLWHLLHHRVPWLYRTFHAVHHEYRRPFSLVTQYLSGWELVSVGLWATVDPVLLRCHCLTTWGFMVFNVYVSTEDHCGYDFPWSMHNLVPFGLWGGAPKHDAHHRWPTTNFAPFFSHWDRLGGTHMVPPIHEHGSGTVSKD; encoded by the coding sequence ATGTTCTTCTCAGCTGAGGCGGCTTCGTCCTCGATGTCGAGAAATGTGACAGAGGGCCCCAACGGGTCCGGTTTGGTTCTTCAGCCTATCTGGGACTACCTCCGCCAGAACCACCACGACCTCCTCAGGAGCCCGCTGTTCCCAGTGGTGCTCTCGGTGTCTACCTACTTCTTGCTGGTGGGCATCTACACCACGCTGGACCTGCTGGCAGCCGCCCGGCCCGGCATCAACTGCTATCGACTGCACCCAGACAGACCTGTAACCTGGCCTGGCATCGAGACCACATTGGGCGTCACCATCTACAACCATCTGCTCTACGTCTTTCCCGCCGCCGTGGCTCAGTGGCTGTGGAGGCCGCCCACACCGTTGCCTCAACAGGCACCCACCCTGTGGGAGTTCTGCCTTGGAATCCTGGGTTGTCTCGTGGTTTTCGACTTCCAGTACTACCTCTGGCACCTGCTACACCACCGCGTCCCTTGGCTGTACCGCACCTTCCATGCCGTGCATCACGAGTACCGCCGTCCGTTCAGCCTGGTAACGCAATACCTGTCCGGTTGGGAGCTGGTTAGCGTGGGGTTATGGGCCACAGTAGATCCAGTTCTGCTGCGGTGTCACTGCCTCACCACATGGGGCTTCATGGTCTTCAACGTCTACGTGTCCACAGAGGACCACTGTGGCTACGACTTCCCGTGGTCCATGCACAACTTGGTGCCGTTTGGCCTGTGGGGGGGCGCTCCTAAGCACGACGCCCACCACAGGTGGCCCACCACCAACTTTGCACCCTTCTTCTCTCACTGGGACCGACTTGGGGGCACCCACATGGTGCCTCCGATCCATGAACACGGCTCTGGCACCGTTTCTAAGGACTAG